ttaaaacagcaCTCGCTCCCTTCACCTCCGGGGGTAAACAAGGGCTTACTGTACCGGGGAGTCGCGTTGAGGTGAAGGTGCACGCGGTGTTTAAAAACCAAACGCCAGGGTCGCGCGGCAGCGGTGCTGCAGGGGCGAAGGGGCGatctcccgccccccacccccgctcccagGAGGGGTGACCAGACCCGGCCGGGCCGCGAGGCGACCCGCCTGCGCTCAGgctgaaggaggaaaggagaagggtAAAAATAAGCGCAGCCGCGGCCCACGTGCCGCCTGCGGGAGCCGGGAGCCAAGGAGGGAAGGGACCGTACCTCCAAACATGTGCGGCGAGAGGTGAGCTGGTAAAGAGCCGATCACCAGGCGCGGCCCGCCGGGGCCCCCGCCCGCCGGCCGGtccctgccgccgccgccgccgccgccgccgtcctCCGGGCTGCTGTGAACCGAGTCCTGCGAGCCGTACGGGCCGCTGCTGCTATTGGGGATGCTGAAGGTGGACTGCGCCGCGCGGGCCCCCGACGCCACGGTTCCCACCGCCCCGCCGAGGGAGCGGCTGCGCGGGGCCGCCGAGGCCGCCGCGGCGCCGCCGGAGGCGCTAGGCTGGTGCGCGCCGGGCACCTGAGCCGGCAATCTCCCGGCGGCCGCGGCTCGCGCCCCGCTGCCTGCGGTCCCGTTGGCCCctccgctgctgctgctgctggaaggTAAATCCGAGCCCGAGTACGCACGGGTGCGGCCGTTAGCAGCGGCCGGGCCGCTCTGCTTGGCTCCCATGTCCGCCCTGCCCCGGGC
This Phacochoerus africanus isolate WHEZ1 chromosome 16, ROS_Pafr_v1, whole genome shotgun sequence DNA region includes the following protein-coding sequences:
- the ZNRF2 gene encoding E3 ubiquitin-protein ligase ZNRF2 is translated as MGAKQSGPAAANGRTRAYSGSDLPSSSSSSGGANGTAGSGARAAAAGRLPAQVPGAHQPSASGGAAAASAAPRSRSLGGAVGTVASGARAAQSTFSIPNSSSGPYGSQDSVHSSPEDGGGGGGGGRDRPAGGGPGGPRLVIGSLPAHLSPHMFGGFKCPVCSKFVPSDEMDLHLVMCLTKPRITYNEDVLSKDAGECSICLEELQQGDTIARLPCLCIYHKGCIDEWFEVNRSCPEHPSD